The Plasmodium vivax scf_7060 genomic scaffold, whole genome shotgun sequence genome contains the following window.
CTggcactagaaggcacagtcgaggctgatcagcgggtttaaactcaatggtgatggtgatgatgaccggtacgcgtagaatcgagaccgaggagagggttagggataggcttaccttcgaaccgcgggccctctagactcgagcggccgccactgtgctggatatctgcagaattgtcttgacccttcagCGAGACGTCCTTAAAAAGGCGCGACTTCGTCTGGCTGCGAACGAAGGAATAGTCATAGTAATAAACGTACGCGTTGTCATCGGCAAGGCTGTTAACGTACCCAATGGGAACGCCACACTCTTTGCATAGAATTCGAAACTGAACTTCCAACGCGTCTTCCCTTCTTCGTATGAGGATacattcctttttcgttttataatattttttgtgaacaatttttttaaagggaaaTATGATCGATCCGTCAGTCTTCCTTCTTGGCAAATCTGCAACGTCTGTTTCGCTAATTAGGCAATTAAAACCGCAGaggaaacaaaagaaaaggaagaattccttttccactttgctCACAAGACTATCCTTGGATGtgtaattaattattttgaacTTTCTCTGTT
Protein-coding sequences here:
- a CDS encoding hypothetical protein (encoded by transcript PVX_218290A); protein product: MEEGDQATDAAETSALAANTLTREEQPDERSKNEVTLLEIKRKVQNEKEAQKDDNKQRKFKIINYTSKDSLVSKVEKEFFLFFCFLCGFNCLISETDVADLPRRKTDGSIIFPFKKIVHKKYYKTKKECILIRRREDALEVQFRILCKECGVPIGYVNSLADDNAYVYYYDYSFVRSQTKSRLFKDVSLKGQDNSADIQHSGGRSSLEGPRFEGKPIPNPLLGLDSTRTGHHHHHH